The following proteins are co-located in the Longimicrobiaceae bacterium genome:
- a CDS encoding C40 family peptidase yields MTSPAKQLLAALLCAGTFVASAPLAAQQPSTAPAAAARAAAPVERDSLVALARSQLGRRYLFGGTDPDRGFDCSGFTRYLMRALGVQLPRTAQEQAAVGREVPLDPARLRVGDLLTFGRGGRITHVGVYVGDGRYIHASSYAGRIVESRLERRESSLARAWVGVRRLLAESEAPGDSTAAVAAR; encoded by the coding sequence TTGACCTCTCCAGCGAAGCAGCTCCTCGCGGCGCTCCTCTGCGCCGGAACGTTCGTCGCAAGCGCTCCCCTCGCCGCACAGCAGCCCTCCACGGCCCCGGCCGCCGCCGCCCGGGCGGCCGCCCCGGTCGAGCGCGACTCCCTGGTGGCGCTTGCGCGGTCGCAGCTCGGGCGGCGCTACCTCTTCGGGGGGACCGACCCCGACCGGGGATTCGACTGCAGCGGCTTCACCCGGTACCTGATGCGCGCGCTGGGCGTGCAGCTCCCCCGGACCGCGCAGGAGCAGGCCGCGGTGGGGCGCGAGGTCCCGCTGGACCCCGCCCGCCTCCGCGTGGGCGACCTGCTCACCTTCGGGAGGGGCGGCCGGATCACCCACGTGGGGGTCTACGTCGGCGACGGCCGGTACATCCACGCCAGCAGCTACGCGGGGCGGATCGTCGAGAGCCGGCTGGAGCGCCGGGAGTCGTCGCTGGCCCGCGCCTGGGTGGGGGTCCGCCGCCTCCTCGCCGAGAGCGAGGCCCCCGGCGACAGCACCGCCGCCGTGGCCGCCCGCTAG
- a CDS encoding serine hydrolase → MTRRLASALLAALLVLVSAAACAAAPHAPSAPPAHARSDTAALRRALEGLMRDYPGTAGVSVRNLRTGESLSIRGGETFPSASLVKVPVLVALLDQVNRGTVRLDERMGMIERDRVGGSGILQYMQSGLPLTLGDAAWLMITLSDNTATNLLLDKLNVRTVWEKAEALGLPHTKIHSKTFLRSTSIAPDSSVKYGLGVAVPDEMVRLFTLLHEGKAVSPALDSLALAMLRANQDGSKLVRWLPADVPVAHKSGDVDRARNDCGIIYGPEAPVAVCVMTRENQHTTYAVDAPAHLLIGRIGREVFRHYNPDYARRCEGAAEGLQSPATATFPPLWRC, encoded by the coding sequence ATGACCCGACGACTCGCTTCCGCCCTGCTCGCCGCGCTGCTGGTCCTCGTTTCCGCCGCGGCGTGCGCGGCCGCCCCGCACGCCCCGTCCGCGCCCCCCGCGCACGCACGCTCCGACACCGCCGCGCTCCGGCGCGCGCTGGAGGGGCTCATGCGCGACTACCCCGGCACGGCCGGGGTGAGCGTGCGCAACCTGCGTACGGGGGAATCGCTCTCCATCCGCGGGGGGGAGACCTTCCCCTCCGCGTCGCTGGTGAAGGTCCCCGTGCTGGTGGCCCTGCTGGACCAGGTGAACCGCGGCACCGTGCGGCTCGACGAGCGGATGGGGATGATCGAGCGCGACCGGGTGGGGGGATCGGGGATCCTGCAGTACATGCAGTCCGGCCTCCCGCTCACGCTGGGCGACGCGGCGTGGCTGATGATCACGCTCTCCGACAACACCGCCACCAACCTCCTCCTCGACAAGCTCAACGTCCGGACGGTGTGGGAGAAGGCGGAGGCGCTGGGGCTCCCCCACACCAAGATCCACTCCAAGACCTTCCTCCGCTCCACCTCCATCGCCCCGGACTCGTCGGTGAAGTACGGGCTGGGCGTGGCCGTCCCGGACGAGATGGTGCGCCTCTTCACCCTCCTGCACGAGGGGAAGGCCGTCTCCCCGGCGCTGGACTCGCTGGCGCTCGCCATGCTGCGCGCCAACCAGGACGGCTCCAAGCTGGTCCGCTGGCTGCCGGCGGATGTTCCCGTCGCGCACAAGAGCGGCGACGTGGACCGCGCCCGCAACGACTGCGGGATCATCTACGGCCCCGAGGCCCCCGTGGCCGTGTGCGTGATGACCCGCGAGAACCAGCACACCACCTACGCGGTGGATGCGCCGGCGCACCTGCTGATCGGCCGCATCGGGCGGGAGGTGTTCCGGCACTACAACCCGGACTACGCCCGGCGCTGCGAGGGGGCCGCGGAGGGGCTGCAGAGTCCAGCAACGGCGACCTTTCCGCCGCTCTGGCGCTGCTGA
- a CDS encoding CapA family protein, with protein MKTVFHLAPALLALALAATTVRAQNPVRGDTVPRPRTPLLGTVAGDTARAGTVRVCAGGDVTLGTNLNAGWVHTASRKYGIPVEPFPDPDSLVAPLRPLVADADVVLLNVEGAIGDGPPSRRKCAPGSTACFAFRMQPEAAGALRRVADGAEVVGNVANNHAGDAGRPGWRDTMSRLRAAGVHVTGADTVPTVVVTARGDTVAFLGFSVWIGPDARDLAAVRRIVGRAAERYPRLVVTMHMGAEGRAAQRTPNAPETFYGENRGNMVAFARAAATAGADLVVGHGPHVMRAAEWHGETLVLYSLGNLLTYGPFSLAEPLNRGAVACAALDSTGRVVEAALRPTRQVPPGRVLPDLTSRAVALTDSLSRLDFPGSAARFEPDGAIVVPAPRTEGLRVRKVSPREAREPRRAGGS; from the coding sequence TTGAAGACCGTCTTCCACCTCGCGCCCGCGCTCCTGGCGCTCGCGCTCGCCGCCACGACCGTCCGCGCGCAGAATCCCGTGCGGGGCGACACCGTGCCGCGGCCGCGGACGCCCCTGCTCGGCACGGTCGCGGGGGACACCGCGCGCGCGGGGACCGTGCGCGTCTGCGCGGGGGGGGACGTTACGCTGGGGACCAACCTGAACGCGGGGTGGGTGCACACCGCGTCGCGGAAGTACGGGATCCCCGTGGAGCCCTTCCCGGACCCGGACTCCCTCGTCGCCCCGCTGCGCCCCCTCGTGGCCGACGCGGACGTGGTGCTCCTCAACGTGGAGGGCGCCATCGGAGACGGGCCGCCGTCGCGGCGGAAGTGCGCGCCGGGCTCCACCGCCTGCTTCGCCTTCCGCATGCAGCCGGAGGCGGCCGGGGCGCTGCGCCGCGTCGCCGACGGCGCCGAGGTGGTGGGGAACGTCGCCAACAACCACGCGGGCGACGCCGGGCGGCCCGGGTGGCGCGACACCATGAGCCGCCTGCGGGCGGCGGGGGTGCACGTGACCGGCGCGGACACCGTTCCCACCGTGGTCGTGACGGCGCGGGGAGACACCGTCGCCTTCCTGGGCTTCAGCGTGTGGATCGGGCCGGACGCGCGCGACCTGGCGGCGGTGCGCCGCATCGTGGGGCGGGCGGCGGAGCGCTACCCGCGCCTGGTGGTGACCATGCACATGGGCGCCGAGGGGCGCGCCGCGCAGCGGACGCCCAACGCGCCGGAGACGTTCTACGGCGAGAACCGCGGGAACATGGTGGCGTTCGCGCGGGCGGCGGCCACGGCGGGGGCGGACCTGGTGGTGGGGCACGGGCCGCACGTGATGCGCGCGGCGGAGTGGCACGGGGAGACGCTGGTACTGTACTCGCTGGGGAACCTGCTCACCTACGGCCCCTTCTCCCTGGCGGAGCCGCTGAACCGCGGCGCCGTGGCCTGCGCGGCCCTGGACTCCACCGGGCGAGTGGTGGAGGCGGCGCTCCGCCCCACCCGGCAGGTGCCGCCGGGGCGGGTGCTCCCGGACCTCACCTCGCGCGCGGTGGCCCTCACGGACTCGCTCTCGCGGCTGGACTTCCCGGGGAGCGCGGCGCGCTTCGAGCCGGACGGCGCCATCGTCGTCCCGGCGCCGCGCACGGAGGGGCTGAGGGTGCGGAAGGTGTCGCCGCGGGAGGCGCGCGAGCCGCGCAGGGCAGGTGGGAGCTAG
- a CDS encoding DnaJ domain-containing protein, with the protein MPGPGLPDFYEALQISPRADQDTIARVFRHLAKRFHPDNPDSGDPGRFNEVMEAFRVLSDPEQRARYDAGYREVQEARWRIFTQETALNDIAADRRVRAGILSVLYTARRNDPDRPGVGDVELERILDCPGEHMRFHLWYLKENGWIQRLDTGHLAITAAGVDMVLDQGGPSASGVQLLEARVREHPAPTP; encoded by the coding sequence ATGCCAGGACCCGGCCTCCCCGATTTCTACGAAGCCCTCCAGATCTCCCCCCGAGCCGACCAGGACACGATCGCGCGCGTCTTCCGGCACCTGGCCAAGAGGTTCCACCCCGACAACCCCGACAGCGGCGACCCCGGGCGGTTCAACGAGGTCATGGAGGCCTTCCGGGTCCTTTCGGACCCCGAACAGCGGGCCCGCTACGATGCCGGGTACCGGGAGGTCCAGGAGGCCCGCTGGCGCATCTTCACGCAGGAGACCGCCCTGAACGACATCGCGGCGGACCGCAGGGTACGGGCGGGGATCCTCTCGGTGCTCTACACGGCCCGCCGGAACGACCCCGACCGCCCGGGCGTCGGCGACGTGGAGCTGGAGCGGATCCTCGACTGCCCCGGGGAGCACATGAGGTTCCACCTCTGGTACCTGAAGGAGAACGGCTGGATCCAGCGCCTGGACACCGGGCACCTCGCGATCACCGCGGCCGGCGTGGACATGGTCCTGGACCAGGGCGGGCCGTCCGCCAGCGGCGTGCAACTGCTGGAGGCGAGGGTCCGCGAGCACCCCGCTCCGACTCCGTGA